The following coding sequences lie in one Musa acuminata AAA Group cultivar baxijiao chromosome BXJ1-8, Cavendish_Baxijiao_AAA, whole genome shotgun sequence genomic window:
- the LOC135587111 gene encoding peptidyl-prolyl cis-trans isomerase CYP57-like isoform X1, with the protein MSSVYVLEPPTKGKVVLQTTAGPLDIELWPREAPKAVRNFVQLCLEGYYDRTNFHRIIKGFLVQGGDPTATGTGGESIYGGMFADEFHSRLRFNHRGLVACANAGTPHSNGSQFFMTLDRCDWLDRKNTIFGKVTGDSIFNLLSLGDFETDKDDRPVHPPPKILSVEVLWNPFDDIVPRQLPEKPQSDAKVVVEGQDQKKKAVKQLNMLSFGEEVEEDEMEAANIKEKIKSIHDVLDDPRFLKEAKPEPLSSTEVEKKNEIRLAVREALTSNKVDSIREHEMDDLDADDHSDDDDEANFDARMRLQILRKRREMGDVATHEKLPAEKTRQKDREASPSRRNDDDTKGQNTKVEKLSMKKKGMGSEARAELMAKADADLELLNHAEQERQLQKQKKRRNQGREEDTLTKLQRFKTSLSTKLSAPSSNGSKDNNEEDDSGWMATQLKFIPESSEKVILPPLVSHFRIFSVLPCHDNLVSDLSLQDGMTRKDDPNEYVVHDPLLEKGKEKFNKMQAKLKRREREWAGKSLT; encoded by the exons ATGTCGTCGGTGTACGTGCTCGAGCCGCCGACGAAGGGGAAGGTGGTGCTGCAGACGACGGCGGGGCCGCTGGATATCGAGCTGTGGCCGAGGGAGGCGCCCAAGGCCGTCCGCAACTTCGTCCAGCTCTGCCTCGAGGGCTACTACGACCGCACCAACTTCCATCGCATCATCAAGGGCTTCCTCGTCCAGGGCGGCGACCCCACCGCCACCGGCACAG GTGGTGAAAGCATCTATGGGGGAATGTTTGCGGATGAGTTCCATTCTCGCCTTCGATTTAACCACAGGGGCTTGGTCGCGTGCGCAAATGCTGGCACACCTCATTCGAATGGAAGCCAATTCTTCATGACATTAGACCGCTGTGACTGGCTTGATAGGAAGAACACAATTTTTGGGAAG GTCACTGGGGATTCTATATTTAATCTGCTAAGCTTGGGTGATTTTGAAACTGATAAAGATGATCGGCCAGTGCATCCCCCTCCAAAGATTCTTTCTGTTGAG GTGCTGTGGAATCCATTTGATGATATAGTCCCGAGACAACTGCCTGAGAAACCTCAGTCTGATGCCAAGGTTGTTGTCGAGGGACAGGATCAGAAGAAGAAAGCTGTCAA GCAGCTAAACATGCTATCCTTTGGTGAAGAAGTTGAAGAAGATGAAATGGAGGCTGCAAACATAAAGGAAAAAATTAAAAGCATTCATGACGTGTTAGATGATCCTCGTTTCCTCAAAGAAGCAAAACCAGAACCATTG TCTTCCACAGAAGTAGAAAAGAAAAACGAGATTCGTTTAGCGGTCAGAGAGGCTTTAACCTCCAATAAAGTTGACTCCATCAGAGAACATGAAATGGATGATTTAGATGCTGATGATCATAGTGATGACGATGATGAAGCCAACTTTGATGCCAGAATGCGTTTGCAAATCTTGAGAAAGCGAAGGGAGATGGGTGACGTTGCCACTCATGAGAAGTTACCTGCTG AAAAAACTAGGCAAAAAGACCGTGAAGCATCACCTTCAAG GAGAAATGACGATGATACTAAAGGTCAAAATACCAAGGTTGAAAAACTGTCCATGAAGAAAAAGGGTATGGGATCAGAAGCTAGGGCTGAACTTATGGCTAAGGCAGATGCAGATTTGGAGCTACTTAATCATGCTGAACAAGAAAGACAACTGCAGAAGCAGAAGAAGCGACGAAATCAGGGCCGTGAAGAAGAT ACTCTAACAAAGCTGCAAAGATTTAAAACGAGTCTCTCCACAAAGCTCTCTGCACCGAGTAGTAATGGTTCTAAGGATAATAACGAGGAAGATGATTCTGGATGGATGGCAACCCAGTTGAAGTTCATTCCCGAATCCTCTGAGAAGGTTATTTTGCCACCGCTTGTCTCGCATTTCAGGATTTTTTCCGTCCTCCCTTGTCACGATAATTTAGTTTCAGATCTTTCTCTGCAGGATGGCATGACTAGGAAAGATGATCCAAATGAATATGTTGTGCATGATCCTCTTCTAGAGAAGGGCAAAGAAAAATTTAACAAAATGCAAGCTAAGCTCAAGCGACGGGAGCGAGAGTGGGCTGGCAAATCTCTCACATAA
- the LOC135587111 gene encoding peptidyl-prolyl cis-trans isomerase CYP57-like isoform X2, which yields MSSVYVLEPPTKGKVVLQTTAGPLDIELWPREAPKAVRNFVQLCLEGYYDRTNFHRIIKGFLVQGGDPTATGTGGESIYGGMFADEFHSRLRFNHRGLVACANAGTPHSNGSQFFMTLDRCDWLDRKNTIFGKVTGDSIFNLLSLGDFETDKDDRPVHPPPKILSVEVLWNPFDDIVPRQLPEKPQSDAKVVVEGQDQKKKAVKQLNMLSFGEEVEEDEMEAANIKEKIKSIHDVLDDPRFLKEAKPEPLSSTEVEKKNEIRLAVREALTSNKVDSIREHEMDDLDADDHSDDDDEANFDARMRLQILRKRREMGDVATHEKLPAEKTRQKDREASPSRRNDDDTKGQNTKVEKLSMKKKGMGSEARAELMAKADADLELLNHAEQERQLQKQKKRRNQGREEDTLTKLQRFKTSLSTKLSAPSSNGSKDNNEEDDSGWMATQLKFIPESSEKDGMTRKDDPNEYVVHDPLLEKGKEKFNKMQAKLKRREREWAGKSLT from the exons ATGTCGTCGGTGTACGTGCTCGAGCCGCCGACGAAGGGGAAGGTGGTGCTGCAGACGACGGCGGGGCCGCTGGATATCGAGCTGTGGCCGAGGGAGGCGCCCAAGGCCGTCCGCAACTTCGTCCAGCTCTGCCTCGAGGGCTACTACGACCGCACCAACTTCCATCGCATCATCAAGGGCTTCCTCGTCCAGGGCGGCGACCCCACCGCCACCGGCACAG GTGGTGAAAGCATCTATGGGGGAATGTTTGCGGATGAGTTCCATTCTCGCCTTCGATTTAACCACAGGGGCTTGGTCGCGTGCGCAAATGCTGGCACACCTCATTCGAATGGAAGCCAATTCTTCATGACATTAGACCGCTGTGACTGGCTTGATAGGAAGAACACAATTTTTGGGAAG GTCACTGGGGATTCTATATTTAATCTGCTAAGCTTGGGTGATTTTGAAACTGATAAAGATGATCGGCCAGTGCATCCCCCTCCAAAGATTCTTTCTGTTGAG GTGCTGTGGAATCCATTTGATGATATAGTCCCGAGACAACTGCCTGAGAAACCTCAGTCTGATGCCAAGGTTGTTGTCGAGGGACAGGATCAGAAGAAGAAAGCTGTCAA GCAGCTAAACATGCTATCCTTTGGTGAAGAAGTTGAAGAAGATGAAATGGAGGCTGCAAACATAAAGGAAAAAATTAAAAGCATTCATGACGTGTTAGATGATCCTCGTTTCCTCAAAGAAGCAAAACCAGAACCATTG TCTTCCACAGAAGTAGAAAAGAAAAACGAGATTCGTTTAGCGGTCAGAGAGGCTTTAACCTCCAATAAAGTTGACTCCATCAGAGAACATGAAATGGATGATTTAGATGCTGATGATCATAGTGATGACGATGATGAAGCCAACTTTGATGCCAGAATGCGTTTGCAAATCTTGAGAAAGCGAAGGGAGATGGGTGACGTTGCCACTCATGAGAAGTTACCTGCTG AAAAAACTAGGCAAAAAGACCGTGAAGCATCACCTTCAAG GAGAAATGACGATGATACTAAAGGTCAAAATACCAAGGTTGAAAAACTGTCCATGAAGAAAAAGGGTATGGGATCAGAAGCTAGGGCTGAACTTATGGCTAAGGCAGATGCAGATTTGGAGCTACTTAATCATGCTGAACAAGAAAGACAACTGCAGAAGCAGAAGAAGCGACGAAATCAGGGCCGTGAAGAAGAT ACTCTAACAAAGCTGCAAAGATTTAAAACGAGTCTCTCCACAAAGCTCTCTGCACCGAGTAGTAATGGTTCTAAGGATAATAACGAGGAAGATGATTCTGGATGGATGGCAACCCAGTTGAAGTTCATTCCCGAATCCTCTGAGAAG GATGGCATGACTAGGAAAGATGATCCAAATGAATATGTTGTGCATGATCCTCTTCTAGAGAAGGGCAAAGAAAAATTTAACAAAATGCAAGCTAAGCTCAAGCGACGGGAGCGAGAGTGGGCTGGCAAATCTCTCACATAA